The proteins below are encoded in one region of Streptomyces marianii:
- a CDS encoding transposase translates to MSEPTGWDRRLSVVADGKGLIGHAGAVLLRKLADRTGLTAALAGVLPAGTGRGWRDRGAVVVQLAVAIVLGAVNLSGAEQLQAHHQGLFGPAVSDSTTRRTLAAMDAEVLAKIA, encoded by the coding sequence GTGAGCGAGCCTACAGGGTGGGACCGGCGGTTGTCCGTGGTCGCCGACGGCAAGGGGCTGATCGGGCATGCCGGGGCGGTGCTGCTGCGGAAGCTTGCCGACCGTACGGGGCTCACGGCCGCGCTGGCGGGCGTGCTGCCCGCCGGGACGGGGCGCGGGTGGCGAGATCGCGGGGCCGTGGTCGTGCAGCTCGCGGTGGCGATCGTGCTGGGGGCTGTGAACCTGTCCGGCGCCGAGCAGTTACAGGCCCACCATCAGGGCCTGTTCGGACCGGCGGTGTCGGACTCGACGACGCGCCGGACACTCGCCGCGATGGACGCCGAGGTCCTGGCGAAGATCGCGTAG
- a CDS encoding YncE family protein, which produces MPAYPRSLVAVVSLVGAAAMLVPTAADATGPVGRPRDMVYVANRDSGNVSVIDARTNSLKKTIPTGADAIGVAVDRGRHRVYVTNAGANDVSVISTKKNKVIDTIPVGNRPVNVAVDERFDRAYVSNRQSNTISVIDTQINEVVNTIPVGASPGQVEVDFRTHRVYVSSTDAQEVTVISGFTEEVLTTIPVQRPFGLGVNPLKHRLYVATTGANRVSVIDTKTNQIIDTIGVGAGPANVAVDIRKNRVYVPNNLSNDVSVINGNSNTVTATIPVGTNPTGVAVDDTRRRVYVTNTGSNNVSVIDTKSKEVVATIPVGTAPIGVGTTG; this is translated from the coding sequence ATGCCCGCCTACCCTAGGTCCCTTGTCGCCGTTGTCTCGTTGGTGGGGGCGGCGGCAATGCTCGTACCGACTGCGGCAGATGCAACCGGTCCGGTGGGTCGACCACGTGACATGGTCTACGTGGCCAATCGGGACTCCGGCAACGTCTCGGTCATCGATGCCAGGACCAACTCGCTCAAGAAGACCATCCCTACGGGTGCGGATGCGATCGGCGTTGCCGTGGACCGTGGGCGCCACCGCGTGTACGTCACCAACGCGGGAGCGAATGACGTCTCCGTGATCAGCACGAAGAAGAACAAGGTCATCGACACGATTCCGGTGGGAAACAGGCCGGTCAACGTCGCGGTGGACGAGCGATTTGACCGCGCCTACGTCTCGAACAGACAGTCCAACACCATTTCGGTCATCGACACGCAGATCAACGAGGTCGTCAACACTATCCCTGTCGGCGCTTCCCCGGGCCAGGTGGAGGTGGACTTCCGCACCCACCGCGTCTACGTCTCCAGCACCGATGCCCAGGAGGTCACTGTCATCAGTGGTTTCACCGAGGAGGTCCTCACCACGATCCCCGTGCAACGCCCATTCGGGTTGGGGGTCAATCCGCTGAAGCACCGTCTCTATGTGGCCACCACAGGGGCCAATCGTGTCTCCGTGATCGACACGAAGACGAACCAAATCATTGACACGATCGGCGTCGGCGCTGGCCCGGCGAATGTGGCGGTGGACATCCGCAAGAACCGCGTCTACGTTCCCAACAACCTGTCCAACGATGTCTCCGTCATCAACGGGAACAGCAACACCGTCACTGCCACCATCCCCGTGGGAACCAATCCCACGGGAGTTGCGGTCGACGACACCAGACGCCGTGTCTATGTCACCAACACAGGATCGAACAATGTCTCCGTGATCGACACGAAGAGCAAAGAAGTGGTCGCGACAATCCCGGTCGGTACCGCGCCGATCGGAGTCGGCACCACCGGCTGA
- a CDS encoding O-methyltransferase: protein MSEQQWNAVDAYLTDLLVPEDDALASAVAASDAAGLPQIAVAPIQGKLLHLLALTQGATRILEIGTLGGYSTIWLGRALPADGQLVSLEYSAKHADVARANLARAGLDKKVEVRVGSALDSLAALEAEGSAPYDFFFIDADKANNPHYVEWAVKLSRPGSIIVVDNVVRGGSVLDATSEDPAIVGTRRMFEVVSEHPRLTATAVQTVGARGYDGLLLARVTG from the coding sequence ATGTCTGAACAGCAATGGAACGCCGTGGACGCCTACTTGACCGACCTGCTGGTTCCGGAGGACGACGCCCTGGCGTCCGCCGTGGCCGCGAGCGACGCGGCCGGCCTGCCGCAGATCGCCGTCGCGCCCATCCAGGGCAAGCTGCTGCACCTGCTGGCCCTCACCCAGGGCGCGACGAGGATCCTCGAGATCGGCACGCTCGGGGGTTACAGCACCATCTGGCTCGGCCGGGCACTGCCCGCCGACGGACAACTCGTCTCGCTCGAGTACAGCGCGAAGCACGCGGACGTGGCCCGCGCCAACCTCGCCCGCGCGGGGCTCGACAAGAAGGTCGAGGTGCGGGTCGGATCCGCGCTCGACAGCCTCGCCGCGCTGGAGGCCGAGGGCAGCGCCCCGTACGACTTCTTCTTCATCGACGCCGACAAGGCCAACAACCCCCACTACGTGGAGTGGGCGGTGAAGCTGTCACGCCCGGGCAGCATCATCGTCGTCGACAACGTCGTACGCGGCGGCTCGGTCCTCGACGCGACGAGCGAGGACCCCGCGATCGTGGGCACCCGCCGGATGTTCGAGGTCGTCTCCGAACACCCGCGGCTCACGGCGACCGCCGTCCAGACGGTGGGCGCACGCGGGTACGACGGCCTCCTGCTCGCCCGCGTCACTGGCTGA
- a CDS encoding serpin family protein, with product MDDTARTERAGATPGPPVRPGAYPGHARAVQAVGERWLRQFDGRGDFVCSPAGLWLALGAVAAGARGGTAEELRALLGAAGDDAATAVTSAAGELAGTDALAVATRVWSRVPVYRAYREALPGIGFAHLGDGRDDIDAWVKQATGGQIDRLPVPIPPDTLLALVNALALKARWQTPFQGHATRHAPFTDASGTVHRVPTMHRRLAPADAWTTGPARIAQLRCEGAAGAVVRLVLGAPGAGPAEVLPAAWAPREACAPVEAEAVALAVPRLALRTTTDVTSRLPALGVRQATSSLADFSGLSPERLAISMVVQEAVLKIAELGVEAAAVTAVLSRAGGAPRPDRTLRLAYDRPFGIVVLDASGRLPLFTAWQSTAPAGDPAPGE from the coding sequence ATGGACGACACGGCGAGGACGGAACGAGCTGGTGCGACACCCGGGCCACCGGTTCGGCCGGGTGCCTACCCCGGACACGCGAGAGCCGTCCAGGCCGTCGGGGAGCGCTGGTTGCGACAGTTCGACGGGCGGGGCGACTTCGTCTGCTCGCCCGCCGGGCTGTGGCTCGCGCTCGGTGCCGTGGCGGCGGGCGCGCGCGGCGGCACCGCCGAGGAGCTGCGGGCGCTGCTCGGCGCGGCCGGGGACGACGCGGCCACGGCCGTCACCTCCGCGGCCGGGGAGCTCGCCGGCACGGATGCGCTGGCCGTCGCCACCCGGGTCTGGAGCAGGGTCCCGGTGTACCGGGCCTACCGCGAGGCGCTCCCCGGCATCGGATTCGCACATCTCGGCGACGGCCGGGACGACATCGACGCCTGGGTGAAGCAGGCGACCGGCGGGCAGATCGACAGGCTGCCGGTCCCCATACCGCCCGACACGCTCCTGGCCCTGGTCAACGCCCTCGCGCTGAAGGCCCGTTGGCAGACCCCCTTCCAAGGCCACGCGACCCGGCACGCGCCGTTCACGGACGCCTCGGGGACGGTCCACCGGGTGCCGACGATGCACCGGCGGCTGGCCCCCGCCGACGCGTGGACCACGGGCCCGGCCCGGATCGCGCAACTGCGTTGCGAAGGCGCCGCGGGCGCGGTGGTCAGGCTCGTCCTCGGCGCGCCGGGCGCCGGCCCCGCGGAGGTGCTGCCCGCGGCCTGGGCGCCGCGCGAGGCGTGCGCACCCGTCGAGGCGGAGGCCGTCGCCCTCGCGGTGCCCCGCCTCGCCCTGCGGACGACGACGGACGTCACGTCCCGACTGCCGGCGCTGGGCGTCCGGCAGGCGACCTCGTCGCTCGCCGACTTCTCCGGACTGTCGCCCGAACGACTGGCGATCTCGATGGTCGTCCAGGAGGCCGTTCTCAAGATCGCGGAACTCGGCGTGGAGGCGGCGGCCGTGACGGCGGTCCTCTCCCGCGCGGGCGGCGCGCCGCGTCCCGACCGGACCCTCCGGCTCGCCTACGACCGGCCCTTCGGCATCGTCGTGCTCGACGCCTCGGGGCGGCTCCCCCTCTTCACCGCCTGGCAGTCGACCGCCCCGGCGGGCGACCCGGCACCGGGGGAGTGA
- a CDS encoding serine hydrolase domain-containing protein — MIRLRVVSAVLAALLLVATGLTGAHAQTPRQEFDPAVTEALDKAVTDTMAKAGIPGVIVGVWIPGRGTYEKSFGVADKSSGTPMKTGLHMRIGSVTKTFTVTGLLQLVDQGRVGLDDPVGKYVDGVPAGDRITLRQLADMRSGLFNYTEDDKWERSFEADPQQTFTPQQLLDYAFAHLANFPPGTRWEYSNTNTVLLGLVIEKVTGQPLEDYLRQRVFAPLRLDGTSFPTDEAIPEPYAHGYTAYTKSGAATATPSGGTVDATNWNPSWAWAAGAVISDLDDLHTWLPALADGRLLNPATQKERLRFGPTTIPQVQYGLGIMRVGGWIGHNGELPGYETLALQLPSQRATLVILVNSDTDYRGQALSTMLGRAVTEVVTPRNVFDLPTAPQSEKSSPPPSRTPSPAS; from the coding sequence ATGATCCGTCTCAGAGTCGTGTCGGCGGTTCTCGCCGCCCTGCTGCTGGTCGCCACGGGCCTGACCGGCGCACACGCGCAGACCCCGCGTCAGGAGTTCGATCCCGCCGTGACGGAGGCCCTCGACAAGGCCGTCACCGACACCATGGCGAAGGCCGGGATTCCGGGTGTGATCGTCGGCGTCTGGATTCCCGGCCGCGGTACGTACGAGAAGTCGTTCGGCGTGGCCGACAAGTCGTCCGGCACACCGATGAAGACCGGTCTGCACATGCGGATCGGCAGCGTCACCAAGACGTTCACGGTCACGGGCCTGCTGCAACTCGTCGACCAGGGCAGGGTCGGGCTCGACGATCCCGTCGGCAAGTACGTCGACGGCGTACCGGCGGGCGACCGGATCACCCTGCGCCAGCTCGCCGACATGCGCAGCGGCCTGTTCAACTACACCGAGGACGACAAGTGGGAGAGGTCCTTCGAGGCCGACCCCCAGCAGACGTTCACCCCGCAGCAGTTGCTCGATTACGCGTTCGCGCACCTGGCGAACTTCCCGCCCGGCACCCGGTGGGAGTACAGCAACACCAACACGGTGCTGCTCGGGCTGGTGATCGAGAAGGTCACCGGACAGCCGCTGGAGGACTACCTCCGGCAGCGCGTCTTCGCGCCACTGAGGCTCGACGGGACCTCGTTCCCGACGGACGAGGCGATCCCGGAGCCCTACGCCCACGGCTACACCGCCTACACGAAGTCCGGTGCCGCCACGGCCACCCCGTCCGGCGGCACGGTCGACGCCACCAACTGGAACCCGTCCTGGGCCTGGGCGGCAGGTGCCGTGATCTCCGACCTCGACGATCTGCACACCTGGTTGCCCGCCCTGGCCGACGGGCGGCTGCTCAACCCCGCCACGCAGAAGGAGCGTCTGCGGTTCGGCCCGACGACCATCCCGCAAGTCCAGTACGGACTGGGCATCATGCGGGTGGGGGGCTGGATCGGTCACAACGGGGAGCTCCCGGGCTACGAGACACTGGCCCTGCAACTGCCGTCCCAGCGGGCCACCCTGGTGATCCTGGTCAACTCCGACACCGACTACCGCGGCCAGGCGCTGAGCACGATGCTCGGGCGCGCCGTCACCGAGGTGGTGACACCGCGCAACGTGTTCGACCTGCCGACCGCGCCGCAGTCCGAGAAGAGCAGCCCACCACCCTCCCGGACACCGTCACCGGCGTCCTAA
- a CDS encoding antibiotic biosynthesis monooxygenase family protein, whose product MSVVKINVLTVPAEQREALEQRFSARAGAVESSDGFEWFELLRPLEGTDDYLVYTRWRSEEDFQNWMSGPMQAAHRGEGGGGERPKPAATGSTLWSFEVVQQAAPKQG is encoded by the coding sequence ATGAGTGTCGTGAAGATCAATGTGCTGACCGTCCCCGCCGAACAACGCGAGGCCCTGGAGCAGCGGTTCTCCGCTCGTGCGGGGGCCGTGGAGTCCTCGGACGGCTTCGAGTGGTTCGAGCTGCTCCGCCCGCTGGAGGGCACCGACGACTACCTCGTCTACACCCGCTGGCGCAGTGAGGAGGACTTCCAGAACTGGATGTCCGGCCCCATGCAGGCCGCCCACCGCGGCGAGGGCGGCGGGGGCGAACGCCCGAAGCCGGCCGCTACGGGCTCGACCCTTTGGTCCTTCGAGGTGGTCCAGCAGGCCGCGCCGAAGCAGGGTTGA
- a CDS encoding cytochrome P450 — MPCPHLPEGFDATDPDLLQSRVPLPEFARLRRTAPVWWCPQPRGITGFDDEGYWAVTRHADVKYVSTHPELYSSSENTAVIRFNEHISRDQIEAQRLIMLNMDPPEHTRVRQIVQRGFTPRAVRGLESALRDRARRIVEEAREAAGGSADGGFDFVTRIAVELPLQAIAELIGIPQEDRARIFDWSNKMVAYDDPEYAITEEIGAEAAMELIGYSMNLAAARKECPAEDIVTQLVAAEGEGNLSSDEFGFFVLLLAVAGNETTRNAISHGMHAFLTHPEQWELYKRERPATAAEEIVRWATPVVSFQRTATQDTELGGQKISKGDRVGLFYSSANNDPEVFEDPGTFDITRDPNPHLGFGGGGPHFCLGKSLAVQEIELIFNAVADVLPDLRLAGDPRRLRAAWLNGIKELRVGVGG; from the coding sequence ATGCCCTGCCCCCATCTCCCCGAAGGGTTCGACGCCACCGACCCCGATCTGCTGCAGAGTCGCGTCCCCCTCCCCGAGTTCGCCCGGTTGCGCCGGACGGCTCCCGTCTGGTGGTGCCCGCAGCCACGCGGCATCACCGGCTTCGACGACGAGGGCTACTGGGCGGTCACCCGCCACGCGGACGTCAAATACGTGTCCACCCACCCCGAGTTGTACTCCTCCAGCGAGAACACCGCGGTCATCCGCTTCAACGAGCACATCAGCCGCGACCAGATCGAGGCGCAGCGCCTGATCATGCTCAACATGGACCCGCCCGAGCACACCCGGGTCCGGCAGATAGTCCAGCGCGGCTTCACCCCGCGCGCCGTACGCGGACTGGAGTCGGCGCTGCGCGACCGCGCCCGGCGAATCGTCGAGGAGGCGAGGGAGGCCGCGGGGGGCAGCGCGGACGGCGGCTTCGACTTCGTCACCCGGATCGCCGTCGAACTCCCGCTGCAGGCCATCGCCGAACTCATCGGCATCCCCCAGGAGGACCGCGCCCGGATCTTCGACTGGTCGAACAAGATGGTGGCGTACGACGACCCGGAGTACGCGATCACGGAGGAGATCGGCGCCGAGGCCGCCATGGAGCTGATCGGCTACTCCATGAACCTGGCGGCCGCGCGCAAGGAGTGCCCGGCGGAGGACATCGTCACCCAACTCGTCGCCGCCGAGGGCGAAGGCAACCTCTCCTCCGACGAGTTCGGCTTCTTCGTGCTGCTGCTGGCGGTGGCGGGCAACGAGACCACCCGCAACGCGATCAGCCACGGTATGCACGCCTTCCTCACCCACCCCGAGCAGTGGGAGCTCTACAAGCGGGAGCGCCCGGCGACCGCGGCCGAGGAGATCGTCCGCTGGGCCACGCCCGTGGTCTCCTTCCAGCGGACCGCGACCCAGGACACCGAACTCGGCGGCCAGAAGATCAGCAAGGGCGACCGGGTGGGTCTCTTCTACTCGTCCGCCAACAACGACCCCGAGGTCTTCGAGGACCCCGGAACCTTCGACATCACCCGCGACCCCAACCCGCACCTCGGCTTCGGCGGCGGCGGCCCGCACTTCTGCCTCGGCAAGTCCCTCGCCGTTCAGGAGATCGAGCTCATCTTCAACGCCGTCGCCGACGTCCTCCCCGACCTCCGCCTGGCAGGCGACCCGCGCCGACTGCGCGCCGCCTGGCTGAACGGGATCAAGGAACTCCGCGTCGGCGTCGGCGGCTGA
- the gdhA gene encoding NADP-specific glutamate dehydrogenase, with translation MPSISSSATVSLDDLEADIRHRNPGEPEFHQAVHEVLETLGPVLDRRPELREARMIERMAEPERQLIFRVPWQDDRGEIHVNRGFRVEFNSALGPYKGGLRFHPSVNLGIVKFLAFEQIFKNALTGLGIGAGKGGSDFDPRGRSDAEVMRFCQSFMTELHRHLGERTDVPAGDIGVGGREIGYLFGQYRRITNRWEAGVLTGKGIAWGGSHVRPEATGYGNVLFTAEMLKVRGEQLAGQQVSVSGSGNVALYTVEKAQELGAHVRTVSDSAGYVVDEKGIDLPLLKQIKEAERGRVSDYAIRRGASARYVSGGSVWEVPTDVALPSATQNELTADDAAALVRNGVKAVSEGANMPTTPAAVRVLRDAGVAFGPGKAANAGGVATSALEMRQNAARDSWAAPRVEEELAQVMRAIHDTAYETAARYGRPGDYVAGANIAGFEQVADAMLAQGLI, from the coding sequence ATGCCCTCCATCTCCTCCAGCGCCACCGTCTCCCTCGACGACCTCGAAGCGGACATCCGGCACCGCAACCCCGGCGAGCCCGAGTTCCACCAGGCCGTCCACGAAGTGCTGGAGACACTGGGCCCCGTGCTCGACAGAAGGCCCGAACTCCGCGAGGCCAGGATGATCGAGCGCATGGCGGAGCCCGAACGGCAGCTCATCTTCCGGGTGCCCTGGCAGGACGACCGCGGCGAGATCCACGTCAACCGCGGCTTCCGGGTGGAGTTCAACAGCGCCCTCGGCCCCTACAAGGGGGGCCTGCGCTTCCACCCGTCCGTCAACCTGGGGATCGTGAAGTTCCTCGCCTTCGAGCAGATCTTCAAGAACGCGCTGACCGGCCTGGGCATCGGCGCAGGCAAGGGCGGCAGCGACTTCGACCCGCGCGGCCGCTCCGACGCCGAAGTGATGCGCTTCTGCCAGTCGTTCATGACCGAACTGCACCGGCACCTCGGTGAGCGCACCGACGTGCCGGCCGGCGACATCGGTGTCGGCGGCCGGGAGATCGGCTACCTCTTCGGCCAGTACCGGCGCATCACCAACCGCTGGGAGGCGGGCGTGCTGACCGGCAAGGGCATCGCCTGGGGCGGTTCCCACGTCCGCCCCGAGGCCACCGGCTACGGCAACGTGCTCTTCACCGCCGAGATGCTGAAGGTGCGCGGGGAGCAGCTCGCCGGCCAGCAGGTCAGCGTCTCCGGTTCCGGAAACGTGGCCCTCTACACCGTGGAGAAGGCACAGGAGCTGGGGGCGCACGTCCGCACCGTCTCCGACTCGGCCGGGTACGTCGTCGACGAGAAGGGCATCGACCTGCCCCTCCTCAAGCAGATCAAGGAGGCCGAGCGCGGCCGGGTGAGCGACTACGCGATCCGCCGCGGAGCGTCCGCGCGGTACGTGTCCGGCGGCAGTGTCTGGGAGGTGCCCACCGATGTGGCACTCCCGTCCGCCACGCAGAACGAACTGACCGCCGACGACGCGGCGGCCCTCGTGCGCAATGGCGTCAAGGCCGTGTCCGAGGGGGCGAACATGCCCACCACCCCCGCGGCGGTGCGCGTCCTCCGCGACGCCGGAGTCGCCTTCGGCCCGGGGAAGGCGGCGAACGCGGGCGGCGTGGCCACCAGCGCGCTCGAGATGCGGCAGAACGCGGCCCGGGACAGCTGGGCCGCGCCCCGCGTGGAGGAGGAACTGGCCCAGGTCATGCGCGCCATCCACGACACCGCGTACGAGACGGCGGCCCGCTACGGCAGGCCCGGCGACTACGTGGCGGGGGCGAACATCGCCGGCTTCGAGCAGGTCGCGGACGCCATGCTCGCCCAGGGCCTCATCTGA
- a CDS encoding GNAT family N-acetyltransferase, producing MTRWTVLPEHFDSPDATALRRDYYADVASSYWGRPATDAEIDEGLADDGVARLVAPTGGFVVGRHGGEGAACGGVLLLDAERAELTRVFVRPAFRGTGGGAALLTALEEAARRLGARRMVLNTRLDLVGARALYARHGYREIPAYCEGPYMEIWYGKELAPGEPVPREGDAAA from the coding sequence ATGACGCGATGGACCGTGCTTCCCGAGCACTTCGACAGCCCCGACGCCACGGCCCTGCGGCGCGACTACTACGCCGACGTGGCGAGCAGTTACTGGGGGCGGCCCGCCACGGACGCGGAGATCGACGAGGGCCTCGCGGACGACGGCGTGGCCCGGCTCGTCGCTCCCACCGGCGGGTTCGTCGTCGGACGTCACGGCGGCGAGGGGGCAGCCTGCGGCGGGGTGCTGCTGCTGGACGCCGAACGGGCCGAGCTGACCCGGGTGTTCGTGCGCCCGGCGTTCCGCGGCACGGGAGGCGGCGCGGCCCTGCTCACGGCCCTGGAGGAGGCGGCCCGGCGGCTCGGGGCGCGGCGGATGGTGCTCAACACCCGGCTGGACCTGGTCGGGGCCCGCGCCCTCTACGCACGACACGGCTACCGGGAGATCCCCGCGTACTGCGAGGGGCCGTACATGGAGATCTGGTACGGCAAGGAGCTGGCGCCCGGGGAACCCGTACCCCGGGAAGGGGATGCGGCAGCCTGA
- a CDS encoding IS1380 family transposase: MRRHVWSLLHLRPGGFPWLTVAGKHLHRWIVIDMDATIITAASKKEGASATWKKTFGFHPLAAWCAHTGECLAMWLRPGGAGSNTVADHLRVLAAALAQIPGASAAKILVRVDGAGATHGLHEHLRDLNTMRRTVRFTTGWTITDEDEKAIARLPETAWETSIKQDGELQEGCFVAELTGLNRRDGRIKGMRLIVRRVKPSGRQMHDLTTFEKKTGWKYSIVATNISKMTRVRGSHQIQLLDALHRHHAVVVDHVRTNKTMGLHNLPSKSWQVNEAWMLTANLVADLDAWLRLLTLHDTGELATAEPDTMRFRLYHLPARLAKHARRRWLRIETTWPWADAFTTSWRRLGALPAAP, translated from the coding sequence GTGCGTCGGCACGTGTGGAGCCTGCTGCACCTGCGGCCGGGCGGGTTTCCGTGGCTGACCGTCGCCGGCAAGCACCTGCACCGCTGGATCGTGATCGACATGGACGCCACGATCATCACGGCCGCGTCGAAGAAGGAGGGCGCCTCGGCGACCTGGAAGAAGACCTTCGGCTTTCATCCACTGGCCGCGTGGTGTGCGCATACAGGCGAGTGCCTGGCCATGTGGCTACGGCCCGGCGGTGCCGGCTCGAACACGGTGGCCGACCACCTGAGGGTGCTCGCCGCCGCGCTGGCCCAGATCCCCGGCGCCTCCGCCGCCAAGATCTTGGTGCGCGTCGACGGCGCCGGGGCCACCCACGGTCTGCACGAGCACCTGCGGGATCTGAACACGATGCGGCGCACGGTCCGCTTCACCACCGGCTGGACGATCACCGACGAGGACGAGAAGGCCATCGCCCGCCTGCCCGAGACCGCGTGGGAGACCTCGATCAAGCAGGACGGCGAGCTTCAGGAGGGCTGCTTCGTCGCCGAGTTGACCGGCCTGAACCGCCGGGACGGCCGGATCAAAGGGATGCGGCTGATCGTCCGCCGGGTCAAGCCGTCCGGACGGCAGATGCACGACCTGACCACGTTCGAGAAGAAGACCGGCTGGAAGTACTCAATCGTCGCGACGAACATCTCCAAGATGACCCGCGTCCGCGGCTCGCACCAGATCCAGTTGCTGGACGCCCTGCACCGCCACCACGCGGTCGTGGTAGACCACGTGCGCACGAACAAGACGATGGGCCTGCACAACCTGCCCTCCAAGTCCTGGCAGGTCAACGAGGCATGGATGCTGACCGCGAACCTCGTCGCCGACCTGGACGCCTGGCTGCGGCTGCTGACCCTCCACGACACGGGCGAACTGGCCACCGCCGAACCTGACACCATGCGCTTCCGGCTCTACCACCTGCCCGCCCGGCTCGCGAAGCATGCCCGACGCCGGTGGCTACGGATCGAGACCACCTGGCCCTGGGCCGACGCCTTCACGACCAGCTGGCGCCGACTCGGCGCCCTCCCCGCCGCCCCCTGA
- a CDS encoding steroid 3-ketoacyl-CoA thiolase translates to MAAEPVIVEAVRTPIGKRGGALANLHPAYLLGETYRELLGRTGIHADCVEQIVGGTVTHAGEQSMNPARNAWLTMGLPYETAATTVDCQCGSSQQAAHMTANMIAAGVIDVGISCGVEAMSRVPLGSGSKHGPGKPWPDEWNVDLPNQFEAAERIARRRGLTRENVDSLGLISQERAAVAWAEERFKRETFAVQVPTTEEEQHAGQGMWRLVDRDEGLRDTSMEALGGLKPVMPTAVHTAGNSSQISDGAAAIMWASKRMARALKLKPRARIVAQALVGADPHFHLDGPIDATRAVLGKAGMSLGDIDLVEINEAFASVVLSWAQVFDQDLEKVNVNGGAIALGHPVGATGARLITTALHELERTDKEFALVTMCAGGALATGTILQRL, encoded by the coding sequence ATGGCCGCGGAACCCGTCATCGTCGAAGCCGTACGCACACCCATTGGCAAGCGCGGTGGCGCGCTCGCCAATCTGCATCCCGCCTACCTGCTGGGCGAGACCTACCGTGAACTGCTCGGCCGCACCGGCATCCACGCCGACTGCGTCGAGCAGATCGTCGGCGGCACCGTCACCCACGCCGGCGAGCAGTCCATGAATCCGGCGCGCAACGCCTGGCTCACCATGGGGCTGCCCTACGAGACCGCCGCGACGACCGTCGACTGCCAGTGCGGCTCCTCGCAGCAGGCCGCGCACATGACCGCCAACATGATCGCCGCCGGGGTGATCGACGTCGGCATCAGCTGCGGCGTCGAGGCCATGTCGCGCGTACCGCTGGGCAGCGGCTCCAAGCACGGACCGGGAAAGCCCTGGCCGGACGAGTGGAACGTCGACCTGCCCAACCAGTTCGAGGCCGCCGAGCGCATCGCGCGCCGTCGCGGACTCACCCGCGAGAACGTCGACTCCCTCGGCCTGATCTCCCAGGAGCGGGCCGCGGTCGCCTGGGCCGAGGAGCGCTTCAAGCGCGAGACCTTCGCTGTCCAGGTGCCCACGACCGAGGAGGAGCAGCACGCCGGACAGGGCATGTGGCGGCTCGTCGACCGGGACGAGGGCCTGCGGGACACCTCCATGGAGGCGCTGGGCGGGCTGAAGCCCGTGATGCCGACCGCGGTCCACACCGCCGGGAACTCCTCGCAGATCTCCGACGGTGCGGCGGCGATCATGTGGGCGTCCAAGCGCATGGCACGGGCCCTGAAGCTGAAGCCGCGCGCCCGGATCGTCGCGCAGGCCCTCGTCGGGGCGGACCCGCACTTCCATCTCGACGGGCCGATCGACGCCACACGGGCGGTGCTGGGGAAGGCGGGCATGTCGCTCGGGGACATCGACCTCGTGGAGATCAACGAGGCGTTCGCCTCCGTCGTGCTGAGCTGGGCGCAGGTCTTCGACCAGGATCTGGAGAAGGTCAACGTCAACGGCGGGGCCATCGCGCTGGGGCACCCCGTGGGCGCGACGGGCGCGCGGCTGATCACGACGGCGCTGCACGAACTCGAGCGGACGGACAAGGAGTTCGCCCTGGTGACGATGTGCGCGGGCGGGGCACTGGCGACGGGCACGATCCTGCAGCGGCTGTGA